The Lewinellaceae bacterium DNA window GCTGCCGGCTTTGCTTCCGGGTGCATGGAAAAAGTAGACATCCTGCCGGTTGTTTTCATTTTGCGAGTCCACATGGATGGAAATCATTTTCTGATCGGTATAACCTTTGGCCTTATATTCCCGGTAAAGCTTGTTCACCGCATCCGAGCGTTGTTGTAAACGCAGTTTTTGATTGCGGGGAAGTTTTTCACCCATACAACGTTCATCGTAATCTTTATCCAGTATTTCCGCGTCACGGATTCCGTCGTTGGGATCCTCAATGATGATCTCCACTTTGGCTCCATTTTCCATAAGCAACCGGGAAAGGCGTAAAGCCACATCGTAGGCATATTCATCTTCACAGAGGCGATGACCGTCCTTGACAGTATTGCATCCGATATCCGGTCCGCCGTGACCTGCCACAATAAAAAATACTTTCCGTTTAAGTGCGTCACTTTTTATCGGCACTTCCGCGTATTCCTTGCCAAAGAGGGGCACGGTCATAGACCGCTCGCTTACGGCGACCACGCGTGGGCCAGCTTCATCAGCCACAGAAGTTTTGGTCTGTGGTTTCTGGTTGACCACTTCCGGCTTGCGCGTCACCTTTTCAGCCATGCAATACAACTCATGGAAAGGTACCCATATGATCCTGCTGTTCTCGATGGTCATTTTTCGGAGCCCCTGGTTTTTCAGGAAGTCGTTATAGCTCTGGATCCGACGGGCCTTTTCCTCGTCCTGGATGTCCAGTGTGGTTTCTATACTCTTACCATCATAGCGATAGATGTAAACCGGAAGCAGATATTGCGTTCCGGCTACCAGGTAGGTTTCCGGATCAATGTTATTGATGTTGTAAAAGTGCTCCAGATTGCAATCATTGAGCAGTCCATATTTGCGCAGGATGGAGTAAACTCCGTCACCGGTCGTGGCGGTCACTTTGTAATATCCAGCCTCATCTACCGGCTTGAAGCTGAACAGAAATGGAACCAGTAAGAGTAAAATTCCCAGACGTCGCATTCAGAAAGGTTTTGAGGCACAAATTACATAAATATGATATATATAATCAATTGAAATAATAATTTTTATTTGTCATATATAAAAGATATTTATCTGAAAGGAGATTGGTTGGCGGCAAAACACAGATAAATGGCAATCAGC harbors:
- a CDS encoding N-acetylmuramoyl-L-alanine amidase; the encoded protein is MRRLGILLLLVPFLFSFKPVDEAGYYKVTATTGDGVYSILRKYGLLNDCNLEHFYNINNIDPETYLVAGTQYLLPVYIYRYDGKSIETTLDIQDEEKARRIQSYNDFLKNQGLRKMTIENSRIIWVPFHELYCMAEKVTRKPEVVNQKPQTKTSVADEAGPRVVAVSERSMTVPLFGKEYAEVPIKSDALKRKVFFIVAGHGGPDIGCNTVKDGHRLCEDEYAYDVALRLSRLLMENGAKVEIIIEDPNDGIRDAEILDKDYDERCMGEKLPRNQKLRLQQRSDAVNKLYREYKAKGYTDQKMISIHVDSQNENNRQDVYFFHAPGSKAGSHLAFNMYKTFQQKYDYYQKGRGYRGSVRPYEYFVLVNTLPPAVLVELANIQNESDHKRILSPTNRQYLAQWLFEGIIKD